In one Zobellia galactanivorans genomic region, the following are encoded:
- a CDS encoding QcrA and Rieske domain-containing protein: protein MERKQFLKSLGASAAFAIAFPCLHACSTDSEDEDGGNVPVPTGVDFTIDLSAPENAKLAEKGGFVLRNLVVVVQNLEGEYVAASQVCSHQGYEEVLFADVDGGIFYCDVHGSRFEQDGTPIYEKVEGVTSKPLKIFKTELNDNMLRVFE from the coding sequence ATGGAAAGAAAGCAGTTTTTGAAAAGTCTAGGGGCTAGTGCGGCCTTTGCTATCGCTTTTCCATGTCTTCATGCTTGTTCTACGGATAGCGAAGATGAAGACGGCGGTAATGTCCCGGTACCTACCGGAGTAGATTTCACCATTGACTTAAGTGCCCCGGAAAATGCGAAACTTGCCGAAAAAGGCGGATTCGTATTGAGAAATTTGGTGGTCGTTGTGCAGAATTTAGAAGGTGAATATGTGGCGGCGAGCCAGGTTTGTAGCCATCAAGGCTATGAGGAGGTGCTTTTTGCCGATGTAGACGGAGGAATATTTTATTGTGACGTACACGGGTCGCGTTTTGAACAAGACGGAACACCGATATACGAAAAAGTGGAAGGGGTGACCTCGAAGCCATTGAAAATTTTTAAGACCGAGCTGAACGATAATATGCTACGCGTATTTGAATAA
- the prfA gene encoding peptide chain release factor 1, which produces MIDKLNIVKQRFDEVSDLIIQPDIISDQKRYVELTKEYSDLKELVAKREQYVELMDNIQEADEIIADGSDAEMVEMAKMQLEEAKGALPQLEEEIKLMLIPKDPEDAKDVVVEIRAGTGGDEASIFAGDLFRMYTKYCESKGWKTNVIDLSEGTSGGYKEIQFEVTGKDVYGTLKFEAGVHRVQRVPQTETQGRVHTSAATVMVLPEAEDFDVQIDPKDVRIDFFCSSGPGGQSVNTTYSAVRLTHIPTGLVAQCQDQKSQHKNKDKAFRVLRSRLYDMELAKKQEEDAAKRNSQVSSGDRSAKIRTYNYPQGRVTDHRIGLTLYDLQNIIDGDIQKIIDELSFVENTEKLKEASEIF; this is translated from the coding sequence ATGATAGATAAACTCAATATAGTTAAGCAGCGTTTTGATGAGGTTTCCGACCTTATTATCCAGCCCGATATTATTTCGGACCAGAAACGTTATGTGGAATTGACCAAAGAATACTCCGATTTAAAAGAGCTTGTGGCGAAACGTGAACAGTACGTTGAGCTTATGGATAATATTCAGGAGGCAGATGAAATTATAGCGGATGGCAGTGACGCCGAAATGGTGGAAATGGCCAAAATGCAGTTGGAGGAAGCTAAAGGAGCCCTTCCGCAATTGGAGGAGGAAATCAAGTTGATGCTTATTCCCAAGGATCCGGAAGATGCCAAAGATGTCGTAGTCGAGATTCGGGCCGGAACAGGTGGTGATGAAGCCAGTATTTTTGCAGGGGACCTGTTTCGCATGTATACCAAATATTGTGAGAGCAAAGGTTGGAAGACCAATGTTATCGATTTGAGCGAAGGTACCAGTGGGGGCTATAAGGAAATCCAATTTGAAGTAACGGGCAAGGATGTCTATGGAACTTTAAAATTTGAGGCGGGGGTACACCGAGTGCAACGTGTGCCGCAGACCGAGACCCAAGGTAGGGTGCATACCAGTGCGGCTACCGTTATGGTGCTTCCGGAAGCCGAGGATTTTGATGTGCAAATCGACCCCAAAGACGTTCGAATAGATTTTTTCTGTTCTTCAGGACCTGGTGGGCAGTCTGTAAACACTACGTATTCAGCGGTGCGTTTAACGCATATTCCCACCGGATTGGTGGCGCAATGTCAAGACCAGAAATCACAGCACAAGAACAAAGACAAGGCCTTTAGGGTGTTGCGATCACGTTTGTACGATATGGAACTTGCCAAAAAACAGGAAGAAGATGCTGCAAAGCGAAATTCCCAGGTAAGTAGTGGTGACCGTTCGGCAAAGATTAGAACCTATAACTATCCACAAGGACGGGTTACCGATCACCGTATCGGGCTTACCTTGTACGATTTACAGAACATTATTGATGGCGATATCCAAAAGATAATCGATGAGTTGAGTTTTGTAGAAAATACCGAAAAACTAAAAGAAGCTTCCGAGATTTTCTAG
- a CDS encoding FAD:protein FMN transferase, which produces MRAVLYVLSFFFFSIGFSQDKKLVTVHRAMELMGSRFDITVVSANEDLGYINIDEATAEIQRIENMISSWKPDSETSLINANAGIKPVKVSAEMFMLIERAKKLSEITDGAFDISFASMDEIWSFDGSMVRMPSKKEIENSVKRVGYEKIILDPAEKTVFLAEKGMKISFGAIGKGYAADKAKELLVSKQVLGGIINAAGDLTTWGTKATGEKWLIGIANPLSEEKIFSWLPIVESSVATSGNYEKYVVFNGVKYSHIIDPRTGYPSTGINSVSIFAKSAEICDALATAVYILGKKEGLALINQLGDTEAILVDDANKVHKSSGILLNN; this is translated from the coding sequence GTGAGGGCGGTATTATATGTACTTTCTTTTTTTTTCTTCTCTATTGGTTTTTCCCAAGATAAGAAATTGGTAACCGTGCACAGGGCGATGGAGCTTATGGGCTCTCGGTTTGATATTACGGTGGTATCCGCCAACGAAGACTTGGGGTATATCAATATAGACGAGGCTACCGCCGAAATCCAGCGTATTGAAAATATGATTTCTTCTTGGAAACCTGATTCGGAAACCTCTTTGATAAATGCCAATGCGGGAATTAAACCGGTCAAGGTAAGTGCCGAAATGTTTATGCTGATAGAACGGGCCAAGAAACTTTCGGAAATTACCGATGGGGCCTTCGATATTTCCTTTGCCTCTATGGATGAAATATGGAGTTTTGACGGCTCTATGGTTCGAATGCCCAGTAAGAAGGAAATTGAAAATTCGGTAAAAAGAGTCGGCTATGAAAAAATTATCCTAGATCCGGCCGAAAAAACGGTCTTTCTGGCCGAAAAAGGCATGAAAATTTCTTTTGGGGCCATAGGGAAAGGCTATGCGGCCGATAAGGCCAAAGAGCTTTTGGTTTCAAAGCAGGTGTTAGGGGGTATTATAAATGCGGCTGGCGACCTTACTACTTGGGGAACGAAGGCTACGGGGGAAAAATGGCTTATTGGTATAGCCAATCCGCTGAGCGAAGAGAAAATCTTCTCCTGGTTGCCTATCGTTGAGTCGTCTGTGGCCACTTCTGGGAACTATGAAAAATATGTTGTTTTTAACGGGGTGAAGTATTCGCATATCATCGATCCTAGAACCGGATATCCTTCAACGGGAATCAATAGTGTATCCATATTTGCCAAAAGCGCCGAAATTTGTGATGCCTTGGCTACCGCTGTCTATATACTGGGCAAAAAAGAGGGGCTTGCCCTTATCAACCAATTGGGGGATACCGAGGCTATTTTGGTAGACGACGCCAATAAAGTGCATAAAAGCAGCGGTATATTGTTGAACAACTAG
- a CDS encoding AIR synthase related protein, which translates to MSSSTSERYSQRGVSASKEDVHNAIKNIDKGLFPKAFCKIVPDYLTNDEDYCLVMHADGAGTKSSLAYMYWKETGDLSVWKGIAQDALIMNIDDLICVGATDNIMLSSTIGRNKNLIPGEVISEIINGTEELIGDLAQHGLTIRSTGGETADVGDLVRTIIVDSTVTARLKKKDVIDNANIKAGDVIVGLASFGQASYEKEYNGGMGSNGLTSARHDVFSKYLAEKYPESFDASVPDDLVYSGNVKLTDKVDENVPLDAGKLVLSPTRTYAPIVKKILSKYTSQDIHGMVHCSGGAQTKILHFIDELHVIKDNLFPVPPLFKLIQEQSGTDWKEMYQVFNCGHRLEIYTDESVADDLIAISKGFGVDAQIVGRVEAHSAKKLTIESPYGKFVY; encoded by the coding sequence TCAAAGAGGTGTTTCTGCCTCAAAAGAAGATGTGCACAATGCTATAAAGAATATTGATAAGGGACTCTTTCCAAAAGCGTTCTGTAAGATTGTGCCAGATTATTTAACGAATGATGAGGATTATTGCTTGGTAATGCATGCAGATGGTGCCGGAACAAAATCTTCGTTGGCCTATATGTACTGGAAGGAAACGGGAGATCTATCCGTTTGGAAAGGTATTGCCCAAGATGCACTTATTATGAACATAGATGATCTTATCTGTGTGGGTGCTACTGATAATATTATGCTTTCTTCCACTATTGGGAGAAATAAAAACTTGATTCCCGGTGAAGTAATATCGGAAATCATCAATGGTACCGAAGAGCTTATTGGCGATTTGGCCCAGCATGGTCTTACTATTCGGTCTACCGGAGGTGAAACTGCCGATGTGGGTGATTTGGTGCGTACCATTATTGTAGATTCAACGGTTACTGCGCGTTTAAAGAAGAAAGATGTTATAGATAATGCCAATATAAAGGCCGGTGACGTTATCGTAGGTTTGGCTTCTTTCGGCCAGGCTTCCTATGAGAAGGAATATAATGGCGGTATGGGCAGTAATGGCCTTACTTCGGCTAGGCACGACGTTTTTTCCAAATATCTCGCCGAGAAATATCCTGAGAGTTTTGACGCTTCCGTACCTGATGATTTGGTATATTCCGGCAATGTCAAGTTAACCGATAAGGTAGATGAAAATGTGCCCTTGGATGCGGGTAAACTGGTGTTATCGCCAACCCGGACCTACGCGCCCATCGTAAAGAAAATATTAAGTAAATACACTTCCCAAGATATTCATGGTATGGTGCATTGTAGTGGTGGTGCGCAAACCAAGATTTTACATTTTATCGATGAACTACATGTTATAAAAGATAATCTTTTTCCGGTTCCACCGCTGTTTAAATTGATTCAAGAACAATCCGGTACCGACTGGAAAGAGATGTATCAGGTCTTCAACTGTGGACATCGTCTTGAAATCTATACCGATGAATCGGTGGCCGATGATCTTATCGCTATTTCCAAGGGTTTTGGGGTAGATGCACAAATCGTTGGAAGGGTCGAGGCGCATTCCGCTAAAAAACTGACCATCGAGAGTCCTTATGGCAAGTTTGTATATTAG
- a CDS encoding thioredoxin family protein — protein sequence MKKIIVLFFVALASSLSAQDWQEDYTQALALSKEDNKKMVLVFAGSDWCAPCIKLDKTIWQSDEFKKFAQTDLILYKADFPRKKANQLSAELSAKNKELAEKFNPRGHFPLVVLLSEKEEVLGQTGYLKLSPKEYVAHLKSML from the coding sequence ATGAAAAAGATAATAGTTTTGTTTTTTGTTGCTCTGGCTAGTTCCCTTTCTGCCCAAGATTGGCAGGAAGATTATACGCAGGCCTTGGCTTTGTCAAAAGAGGACAACAAGAAAATGGTATTGGTTTTTGCGGGCTCCGATTGGTGTGCACCTTGCATAAAACTGGATAAGACTATCTGGCAATCGGACGAGTTTAAAAAATTCGCCCAAACCGACCTGATACTTTATAAGGCCGATTTTCCAAGGAAAAAAGCAAATCAACTTAGCGCTGAACTCAGTGCGAAAAATAAAGAGTTGGCCGAAAAGTTCAATCCACGGGGGCACTTTCCCTTAGTGGTTCTTCTATCGGAAAAAGAAGAGGTCTTAGGGCAGACCGGCTATCTAAAACTCTCTCCAAAAGAATATGTTGCGCATTTAAAATCCATGTTATAA